AATACATAAATCTGCAAAGGAAAAAAAACTGGCTTCTTTATTCGGATTATAGTCACGAATAGCCTTGAATAAGCCAATCATCCCTTCTTGTATAATGTCTTCTTTGCTTGCTCCCATTAAAAAATATGTTTTGGCTTTTTTTTCAACAAGTAACTTATACTTATTCATTAAAAAATCTATGGCTAAATCATTGTCTTGACGAATCTGCTCAACCAACTCTTCATCTACCATTGACTGAAACGCTTCTAACTGTTCTAACTGCTCCAAGTCATCGCCTCCACTCTAACCTTATCTATTATTCATTCATGTTTAACGTACAGTATAACATGTTACCCTCGGCGTTGTCTATATCCCTCATACATAAGAACGCCAGCTGCAACCGATGCATTCAAAGAAGAAATTTCACCTTGCATAGGAATTTGCGCAACAAAGTCACAATGCTCCCGTACTAATTTAGATAAACCTTCCCCTTCACTTCCAATAACAATCGCAAGGGCACCCTTCATATCTACATCATACATTATCTGTCCATCCATGTCCGCCCCAACAATCCACAGCCCTTTATCTTTAAGCTCTTGTATCGCTTGAGAGATATTGGTCACTTTACATACTGGGGTATATTCAATGGCTCCTGCACTTGTTTTTACTACAGTGTCCGTCAAACCAACTGCGCGTCTTTTAGGGATAATCACACCATGTACTCCAACCACATTAGCCGTACGAATGATTGCGCCTAAATTGTGGGGATCTTCAATTCCATCAAGAATCATAACATATGGCGATTCCCCTTTTTTCTCAGCAATAGCAAGGATATCATCAATAGATACGTAATCATAAGCCGCCACATAAGCAACGACGCCTTGATGCTTATGTGAGCTTGCTCGAGCATCCAAACGTTCCTTGGATTCAAAGTTAATAACAATCCCTTTTTTTCTAGCTTTTGCAATAATACTTTTTAAGGGACCTTCTTTACTGACTTGATCTTGTATAAAAAGTTTGTCAATGCTTCGATCAGCTTTTAAAGCCTCGTTAACTGCATTTCTCCCTTCAATAATGAGGGATGACGAATTGTTCTCTTGTTTATTCATTGTGTTCCTTCTTCCTTCTTCTATATTTTTTTATCTTTGGCAAACCATTCTACCAGCTTATTGCCTCGCGGAATGAGTAAAAGTTCTTCTTCGGAGAATGCTTTTAACATAATCATGGCCACCAAATAGACGATAATGCCAATACACACACTCATCAATAAGGCTGCCGCATTGCTATGAAGCAAAAAATGTATGCCTAGATATCCCAGATACGTAAAGATTCCCATAATTGAAGATGCAATAAGAGGTTTTCCATACGTATGAAAAATGTTCGTTTTTATGTCCACACATTTTTTTATATTATAATAACTAAGAATTGTAATAAGCATATAGTAAATCACTGTAGCCAATGTGACACCGTATCCATTCATTTCTGTTTGAATAAAAAACACATTAAGAATCAATTTAACGAGGGCACTCACCAAGACAATGTTTAGTGCTGTATAGTACTTTGATAACCCCTGTAATATTCCTGTCATTGATTGACCCAAAATCATGAATACCAATCCAACCGCCATAATCTGAAGATAACGATAACCTTCCGGTTCTTGATACACAAAGTTAAGAATCGGCTTGGCAAGAATTGCAATACCAAAAGTTGCCGGTAAAGCAAGTTTTACGGCAATCTCTATACCTTCAATAATTTTTTTCTTAAGCGCATCTTTTGTCTCTCGTGCATTCGTTGCAGAAATGGTCGGTACGATGCTTATAATCAGGGATACACTTAAAACTAAGGGCACATTAATAATGGTCTGAATCTTACCGATAATTCCATTAATGTAGGTCCCTTCCGATAACCACTCCCCCTCCATAAACACCTGTGTATTTAGAAGTTTGGGAAGCGTTGCTGCATCAATGGCCAACATAATGGATAAAGCTGCACTTGCTACCGTAATCGGAACAGCAATCATGGCAATCTTTTTAAACACCTTGCTAAAATGTTCATCTGAACTTTGTGTTCCTACCTTAAGCATAATCTCTTTGTGTTGTTTCAAATATGCCATGAGTAAGAAAAAGGCGGAAAACACAAAGCCTAAGGACACACCTAATGCCGCACCACCAATGGCAACCGGAATATCATAACCTTGTTCTAGGAGTATATACACTAAGCTGATTCCTATAATGACTTTGACGGTATTTTCAATGATTTGTGAAATCGCTGTCGGTGCCATCTGCTGCATTCCCTGCAAGTATCCACGAATAGCCCCTGCAATTGATATAAAAAAAGGTGCAATACCCATTCCCAAAAGTGCATATTGGCTTCCATCATCCCAATCCATAACTTGGCGTATTCCATCTCCTAAAAAGATTAATACTCCTGAAATCAACAAACCAATGGAGCCCGTTATAATTAAAGCATATCGAAAAATATCATGTGCTTTTCGATAGTTATTTTTTGCTATTTCTTCAGCCACTAACTTAGAAATCGAATTTGGAATACCTATCAATGAAGCCGCAGTTAACAAACTATATAGGCCATAAATATTTTGATAATACCCAAGACCAACTGTACCGGTAAAACGTTCGAGAGGCACTTTATAAAATGCACTAATGATTTTTGCAAAAATTCCGGCTAGTGTTAATATCAGTGTCCCTCTAATCAAAGTTGTTGATTGTTTACTCATGTTTAATCCCCTTGACTACACATTCTAGCAGTCGCTGATAGTTTTTTGTCATTGCTAAATATCCTAACAAACATTCAAATGCCGTTGCCATCTGATAGTCACTTCGTGTTGCATGTTTAGGGACTGACTGGCTCTTGGCATTTCGTCCCCATTTAACAATCCGCTGTTCCTCTTTGGAAAGGCTAGGCATAATGTGATTCAAAATCTTTGCCTGTTCAGATGCTTTTACATACTTTTTTGTTAATGCATGTAATTCATTAACTGAACGGTTTCCTTGCTGTACAATATAAAATTTTATCAAAAAATCATAAACAGAATCACCTAAGTAAGCTAATGTTAATGGTGAATATTGTTTGATGTCTATTGCATCAAAATCTTCTCCTGCTTGTTTTAAAAAGGTTTCAATAAACTTCTCCACACACACACCTCAATATGTTTATATACGTTTAAAGCGTACACCTTCACGCGTGTCTTCCAGAACAATTCCCTGTTCTTGAAGTTCATCCCGGATTTGATCAGCTAACGCAAAGTCTCTATTTTTTCTTGCTTGTTGTCTTTTTTCAATAAGCGCTTCAATCTCTTCATCTAAGATGACTTGTTCACGCTTATAAGATACTCCTAGTATATCACAAAGTTGTACAAAACATTCATTAAAATTCTCTATAAAAATCAGGTTCGTTGATGTCTCTAATTCTGTATTAATATATTTGACCATATCAAACAGTGTTGATACTGCATCCGATGTATTAAAGTCATCGTCCATTGCACGCTCAAATTGTTGCATAAACTTGTCCAGAATTTTTTGTTCGTCCATGGATACTGGATGAGACTGCTCATTTTTATTTTTAAGCAGTTGTGTTAATTCTTGAAGATGGTCATAACCTGTTTTAATTCGTTCAAGGCTTCGTCCTGCCGCATCCATAAGCATCTCGCTAAAGTTAATGGGACTGCGATAATGTGCACTGACAATAAAAAAGCGAATCACATCATATGGCACTGTCTGTGCAATATCTCGAACAGTAAAAAAATTACCTTTAGACTTTGACATTTTTTCATTATTCACATTAATAAATCCATTGTGCATCCAATATTTTGCAAACTCTACGCCGTTGGCACATTCACTTTGTGCAATCTCATTTTCATGGTGTGGGAAGACCAAATCAGTACCACCCGCATGAATATCAATACGATCGCCTAAGTAACGCTTCGCCATAGCTGAACATTCAATGTGCCAACCTGGTCGTCCTTGACTCCATGGTGACTCCCAATAAGGCTCATTGTCTTTTTTTGGTTTCCATAACACAAAGTCTGTTGGATTTTTCTTCCCTTCTTCAACAGCTATACGCTTCCCGGATTCTAAATCTTCAATATTTTTTTTCGATAATTTCCCATATCCACTGAATTTATTTGATTCAAAATATACCGTTCCATCGACTTCATAGGCTACCCCTTTATCAATAAGCGCTTGAATCATAGCAATAATACCTTCCATCTCTTGCGTTGCTTTTGGATGGTAAGTTGCAGGTTTAACGCCAAGACGGGATGTATCATGCTCGACTTCACTTATATATTTACTTGCGATCTCATCCGTAGTTAATTGTTCCTCAATTGCACGTT
This sequence is a window from Vallitaleaceae bacterium 9-2. Protein-coding genes within it:
- a CDS encoding ribonuclease III domain-containing protein gives rise to the protein MEKFIETFLKQAGEDFDAIDIKQYSPLTLAYLGDSVYDFLIKFYIVQQGNRSVNELHALTKKYVKASEQAKILNHIMPSLSKEEQRIVKWGRNAKSQSVPKHATRSDYQMATAFECLLGYLAMTKNYQRLLECVVKGIKHE
- a CDS encoding polysaccharide biosynthesis protein; protein product: MSKQSTTLIRGTLILTLAGIFAKIISAFYKVPLERFTGTVGLGYYQNIYGLYSLLTAASLIGIPNSISKLVAEEIAKNNYRKAHDIFRYALIITGSIGLLISGVLIFLGDGIRQVMDWDDGSQYALLGMGIAPFFISIAGAIRGYLQGMQQMAPTAISQIIENTVKVIIGISLVYILLEQGYDIPVAIGGAALGVSLGFVFSAFFLLMAYLKQHKEIMLKVGTQSSDEHFSKVFKKIAMIAVPITVASAALSIMLAIDAATLPKLLNTQVFMEGEWLSEGTYINGIIGKIQTIINVPLVLSVSLIISIVPTISATNARETKDALKKKIIEGIEIAVKLALPATFGIAILAKPILNFVYQEPEGYRYLQIMAVGLVFMILGQSMTGILQGLSKYYTALNIVLVSALVKLILNVFFIQTEMNGYGVTLATVIYYMLITILSYYNIKKCVDIKTNIFHTYGKPLIASSIMGIFTYLGYLGIHFLLHSNAAALLMSVCIGIIVYLVAMIMLKAFSEEELLLIPRGNKLVEWFAKDKKI
- the cysS gene encoding cysteine--tRNA ligase codes for the protein MKIYNTLTRQKEMFEPLEPGKVKMYVCGPTVYNYIHIGNARPFIIFDVVRRYLEYKGYDVTYVQNYTDIDDKIIQRAIEEQLTTDEIASKYISEVEHDTSRLGVKPATYHPKATQEMEGIIAMIQALIDKGVAYEVDGTVYFESNKFSGYGKLSKKNIEDLESGKRIAVEEGKKNPTDFVLWKPKKDNEPYWESPWSQGRPGWHIECSAMAKRYLGDRIDIHAGGTDLVFPHHENEIAQSECANGVEFAKYWMHNGFINVNNEKMSKSKGNFFTVRDIAQTVPYDVIRFFIVSAHYRSPINFSEMLMDAAGRSLERIKTGYDHLQELTQLLKNKNEQSHPVSMDEQKILDKFMQQFERAMDDDFNTSDAVSTLFDMVKYINTELETSTNLIFIENFNECFVQLCDILGVSYKREQVILDEEIEALIEKRQQARKNRDFALADQIRDELQEQGIVLEDTREGVRFKRI
- the rlmB gene encoding 23S rRNA (guanosine(2251)-2'-O)-methyltransferase RlmB, giving the protein MNKQENNSSSLIIEGRNAVNEALKADRSIDKLFIQDQVSKEGPLKSIIAKARKKGIVINFESKERLDARASSHKHQGVVAYVAAYDYVSIDDILAIAEKKGESPYVMILDGIEDPHNLGAIIRTANVVGVHGVIIPKRRAVGLTDTVVKTSAGAIEYTPVCKVTNISQAIQELKDKGLWIVGADMDGQIMYDVDMKGALAIVIGSEGEGLSKLVREHCDFVAQIPMQGEISSLNASVAAGVLMYEGYRQRRG